One window of the Nicotiana tabacum cultivar K326 chromosome 4, ASM71507v2, whole genome shotgun sequence genome contains the following:
- the LOC107765410 gene encoding uncharacterized protein LOC107765410 isoform X3 translates to MVATRRSGSLPSTVKRSSSSSDDSSSKRQKVDNNNAESSEKPKSSLPPPTENPKELASTDPPEFDAVTPQATSGDGETTAKIDDAPAVSVVAPTTAGATPAIVDKPRSSMSLRKQNQGSETTSPWCWLMSEYPQNPTIHVSATNFLVGSSKNAHLHIKHQTVSATLCSLRLTQHEGNWVAVLESRGKGSVQVNGKTIKKNTSCILNSGDGLAFGLVGNHAYIFQQLPYELGVKSPPSDVRTSAGKLLRVEKRAGDASAVAGASILASLSSLRQEPSRLKPTSQILEERDWTRDALPASATGVSLRCAVFKEEIHAAIVDGQQLEVSFDSFPYYLSENTKNVLIASSYIHLKHKEQVKYTSELPTINPRILLSGPAAGSEIYQEMLAKALAQYYGAKLLIFDSHSFLGGLSAKEAELLKEGCSSHKMSTNSKQIPGESDWPNGNGSSSGQAANTNTLTDPLGLEAQPKMESGNVTSLAGTSKNTLFRTGDRVRFIGASSGGYSASIRGPAFGTRGKVVLPFEDNPSSKIGVKFDKPISDGVNLGGLCDEGHGFFCKASDLRLEATGVDDLDKLLISTLFEVVFNESRNSPFILFMKDAEKSMAGSSESYSTFKSRLEKLPANIVVIGSHAHTDNRKEKSHPGGLLFTKFGSNQTALLDLAFPDSFGKLHDRGKEVTKTTKLLTKLFPNKVTIHMPQDEALLSAWKQQLDRDADTLKMKGNLNSLRTVLNRNGLDCDGLDTLCIKDQTFSVESAEKVVGWALSHHLMQNLDADPDVRLVLSPVSIQYGLEILQAMQNESKSLKKSLKDIVTENEFEKRLLADVIPPSDIGVTFDDIGALENVKDTLKELVMLPLQRPELFCKGQLTKPCKGILLFGPPGTGKTMLAKAVATEAGANFINISMSSITSKWFGEGEKYVKAVFSLASKIAPSVVFVDEVDSMLGRRENPGEHEAMRKMKNEFMVNWDGLRTKDTERVLVLAATNRPYDLDEAVIRRLPRRLMVNLPDAPNRAKILKVILAKEDLAPDVGLDAVASLTDGYSGSDLKNLCVTAAYRPIREILEKEKKEHDAALAEGRPTPTPCGSTDIRPLNMDDFKNAHERVCASVSSESINMTELLQWNELYGEGGSRRKKSLSYFM, encoded by the exons ATGGTTGCGACGAGACGAAGTGGATCTCTGCCGTCCACTGTTAAACGGTCGTCGTCCTCCTCAGACGATTCTTCCTCCAAACGCCAAAAG GTAGATAATAATAATGCGGAGTCGTCGGAGAAACCGAAGTCGTCTCTTCCACCACCGACGGAGAATCCCAAGGAGTTAGCCTCTACTGACCCGCCGGAATTCGACGCCGTTACTCCTCAGGCTACTTCCGGCGACGGTGAGACCACCGCCAAGATTGATGATGCACCTGCCGTATCCGTTGTCGCACCTACAACAGCAG GGGCAACACCTGCTATAGTTGATAAGCCCAGGAGTTCCATGAGTTTGAGGAAGCAGAATCAAGGTTCTGAAACGACGTCACCTTGGTGTTGGCTTATGTCAGAGTATCCACAG AACCCAACTATACATGTTTCGGCTACGAATTTCTTGGTTGGTTCTAGCAAAAACGCTCATTTGCATATCAAGCACCAAACAGTTAGTGCAACCTTATGTTCATTAAGGCTTACACAG CATGAAGGAAATTGGGTTGCTGTGCTCGAGAGCAGGGGCAAAGGATCTGTGCAAGTTAATGGAAAAACAATAAAGAAGAATACTAGTTGCATTCTCAATTCGGGTGATGGGCTTGCTTTTGGTCTTGTGGGAAATCATGCTTAT ATATTTCAGCAGCTTCCATATGAGCTTGGAGTTAAGTCGCCTCCTTCAGATGTTAGGACCAGTGCAGGTAAATTGCTGCGCGTTGAAAAGAGAGCAGGAGATGCTTCAGCTGTAGCTGGTGCTTCCATTTTGGCATCGCTTTCAAGCCTGCGGCAAGAACCGTCGCGCTTGAAACCTACGTCTCAG ATACTGGAGGAAAGAGACTGGACCAGAGATGCGCTGCCAGCTTCCGCAACAGGGGTGTCTCTAAGATGTGCAGTATTTAAAGAAGAGATTCATGCTGCAATAGTTGATGGACAACAGCTAGAAGTTTCATTTGATAGCTTTCCATATTACTTAAG TGAGAACACAAAAAATGTGCTGATTGCGTCTTCATATATACACCTGAAGCATAAAGAACAAGTAAAATATACATCTGAGCTACCTACTATCAACCCAAGAATTCTGCTCTCAGGTCCTGCAG CAGGATCTGAGATATATCAGGAGATGCTGGCGAAGGCACTTGCTCAGTATTATGGAGCTAAATTGCTTATATTTGATAGCCATTCCTTTTTGGGT GGTCTATCTGCGAAGGAGGCTGAATTACTAAAAGAGGGATGCAGTTCACATAAGATGTCCACAAACTCCAAGCAGATTCCTGGAGAATCCGATTGGCCTAACGGCAACGGGTCGTCATCTGGTCAAGCAGCTAATACTAACACTCTGACTGATCCTTTGGGTTTGGAAGCACAACCAAAGATGGAGAGTGGCAATGTAACCTCTTTAGCCGGAACATCGAAGAATACCTTGTTTAGGACAG GTGATAGAGTGAGATTCATTGGTGCTTCTAGTGGTGGGTACTCAGCCTCCATCAG GGGCCCAGCTTTTGGGACTCGAGGGAAGGTTGTGTTGCCTTTTGAAGATAATCCATCATCAAAAATTGGTGTAAAGTTCGATAAGCCTATATCAGACGGGGTTAACCTTGGGGGTCTTTGTGATGAAGGTCATGGATTCTTTTGCAAAG cCAGTGATTTGCGCTTGGAAGCCACAGGTGTTGATGATCTGGACAAGTTACTCATAAGCACATTGTTTGAG GTTGTATTCAACGAAAGCAGAAATTCCcccttcattttatttatgaaagATGCTGAGAAATCTATGGCAGGAAGTTCAGAATCATATTCAACTTTCAAAAGTCGGCTTGAAAAGCTTCCTGCTAATATCGTTGTTATAGGATCTCATGCTCATACAGATAACCGTAAGGAAAAG TCACATCCTGGGGGATTGCTCTTCACCAAATTTGGCAGCAATCAAACTGCCTTGCTCGATTTGGCTTTCCCG GATAGTTTTGGGAAGTTGCATGACAGGGGGAAGGAAGTGACCAAGACAACTAAACTTCTGACGAAGCTTTTCCCCAACAAAGTGACCATTCACATGCCACAG GATGAAGCGCTTTTATCTGCTTGGAAGCAACAGTTGGATCGAGAtgctgataccctaaaaatgaaaggaaatttgaatagcttgcGAACA GTTCTTAATCGGAATGGATTGGACTGTGATGGACTTGACACTTTGTGCATTAAAGACCAGACTTTTTCTGTTGAAA GTGCGGAGAAGGTGGTTGGATGGGCCTTGAGCCATCATTTGATGCAGAACCTTGATGCAGATCCTGACGTTAGGCTTGTTTTGTCTCCTGTGAG CATTCAGTATGGGTTGGAAATTCTACAAGCTATGCAAAATGAAAGCAAAAGCTTGAAGAAGTCACTTAAG GATATTGTGACGGAGAATGAATTTGAGAAGAGACTTCTAGCAGATGTTATTCCCCCCAGTGATATTGGAGTAACATTTGATGATATTGGTGCACTTGAAAATGTCAAGGATACATTAAAAGAGCTGGTCATGCTTCCTTTACAAAGACCTGAACTTTTCTGCAAGGGTCAACTAACCAAG CCATGCAAGGGAATCCTCTTATTTGGACCACCTGGAACAGGGAAAACCATGCTCGCGAAAGCTGTTGCGACTGAAGCGGGTGCAAACTTTATCAATATTTCGATGTCAAGTATCACTTCAAAG TGGTTTGGCGAGGGCGAGAAATATGTGAAAGCTGTCTTCTCCCTGGCTAGTAAAATTGCTCCAAGTGTTGTCTTTGTTGATGAA GTTGATAGCATGCTTGGACGACGGGAAAATCCAGGAGAACATGAGGCCATgcgtaaaatgaaaaatgaattcATGGTGAATTGGGATGGTTTACGCACAAAAGATACTGAGCGTGTGTTGGTACTTGCAGCAACAAACAGACCATATGACCTTGATGAGGCTGTCATAAGGAGACTGCCGCGTAG GCTGATGGTCAATTTACCAGATGCTCCAAATAGAGCGAAAATTCTAAAAGTGATACTTGCAAAAGAAGACTTGGCTCCAGATGTTGGTCTGGATGCTGTGGCAAGTTTAACCGATGGATATTCCGGAAGTGACCTTAAG AATCTGTGTGTTACAGCTGCATATCGACCAATTAgggaaatcctagaaaaagaaaaaaag GAACATGATGCAGCTTTGGCAGAAGGTAGACCTACGCCAACACCATGCGGCAGTACAGACATTCGGCCTTTGAATATGGACGACTTTAAAAATGCTCATGAGCGG GTATGTGCAAGTGTTTCATCAGAATCCATAAATATGACGGAGCTTCTTCAGTGGAATGAACTGTATGGAGAAGGGGGCTCTAGAAGAAAGAAGTCGTTGAGTTATTTCATGTAA
- the LOC107765410 gene encoding uncharacterized protein LOC107765410 isoform X1 — MVATRRSGSLPSTVKRSSSSSDDSSSKRQKVDNNNAESSEKPKSSLPPPTENPKELASTDPPEFDAVTPQATSGDGETTAKIDDAPAVSVVAPTTAGATPAIVDKPRSSMSLRKQNQGSETTSPWCWLMSEYPQNPTIHVSATNFLVGSSKNAHLHIKHQTVSATLCSLRLTQHEGNWVAVLESRGKGSVQVNGKTIKKNTSCILNSGDGLAFGLVGNHAYIFQQLPYELGVKSPPSDVRTSAGKLLRVEKRAGDASAVAGASILASLSSLRQEPSRLKPTSQVSGNELPSSPVIHEDELDGLEVDSAANVSSSSAADVGLTSKILPLDGDLNSGREAGNILEERDWTRDALPASATGVSLRCAVFKEEIHAAIVDGQQLEVSFDSFPYYLSENTKNVLIASSYIHLKHKEQVKYTSELPTINPRILLSGPAAGSEIYQEMLAKALAQYYGAKLLIFDSHSFLGGLSAKEAELLKEGCSSHKMSTNSKQIPGESDWPNGNGSSSGQAANTNTLTDPLGLEAQPKMESGNVTSLAGTSKNTLFRTGDRVRFIGASSGGYSASIRGPAFGTRGKVVLPFEDNPSSKIGVKFDKPISDGVNLGGLCDEGHGFFCKASDLRLEATGVDDLDKLLISTLFEVVFNESRNSPFILFMKDAEKSMAGSSESYSTFKSRLEKLPANIVVIGSHAHTDNRKEKSHPGGLLFTKFGSNQTALLDLAFPDSFGKLHDRGKEVTKTTKLLTKLFPNKVTIHMPQDEALLSAWKQQLDRDADTLKMKGNLNSLRTVLNRNGLDCDGLDTLCIKDQTFSVESAEKVVGWALSHHLMQNLDADPDVRLVLSPVSIQYGLEILQAMQNESKSLKKSLKDIVTENEFEKRLLADVIPPSDIGVTFDDIGALENVKDTLKELVMLPLQRPELFCKGQLTKPCKGILLFGPPGTGKTMLAKAVATEAGANFINISMSSITSKWFGEGEKYVKAVFSLASKIAPSVVFVDEVDSMLGRRENPGEHEAMRKMKNEFMVNWDGLRTKDTERVLVLAATNRPYDLDEAVIRRLPRRLMVNLPDAPNRAKILKVILAKEDLAPDVGLDAVASLTDGYSGSDLKNLCVTAAYRPIREILEKEKKEHDAALAEGRPTPTPCGSTDIRPLNMDDFKNAHERVCASVSSESINMTELLQWNELYGEGGSRRKKSLSYFM, encoded by the exons ATGGTTGCGACGAGACGAAGTGGATCTCTGCCGTCCACTGTTAAACGGTCGTCGTCCTCCTCAGACGATTCTTCCTCCAAACGCCAAAAG GTAGATAATAATAATGCGGAGTCGTCGGAGAAACCGAAGTCGTCTCTTCCACCACCGACGGAGAATCCCAAGGAGTTAGCCTCTACTGACCCGCCGGAATTCGACGCCGTTACTCCTCAGGCTACTTCCGGCGACGGTGAGACCACCGCCAAGATTGATGATGCACCTGCCGTATCCGTTGTCGCACCTACAACAGCAG GGGCAACACCTGCTATAGTTGATAAGCCCAGGAGTTCCATGAGTTTGAGGAAGCAGAATCAAGGTTCTGAAACGACGTCACCTTGGTGTTGGCTTATGTCAGAGTATCCACAG AACCCAACTATACATGTTTCGGCTACGAATTTCTTGGTTGGTTCTAGCAAAAACGCTCATTTGCATATCAAGCACCAAACAGTTAGTGCAACCTTATGTTCATTAAGGCTTACACAG CATGAAGGAAATTGGGTTGCTGTGCTCGAGAGCAGGGGCAAAGGATCTGTGCAAGTTAATGGAAAAACAATAAAGAAGAATACTAGTTGCATTCTCAATTCGGGTGATGGGCTTGCTTTTGGTCTTGTGGGAAATCATGCTTAT ATATTTCAGCAGCTTCCATATGAGCTTGGAGTTAAGTCGCCTCCTTCAGATGTTAGGACCAGTGCAGGTAAATTGCTGCGCGTTGAAAAGAGAGCAGGAGATGCTTCAGCTGTAGCTGGTGCTTCCATTTTGGCATCGCTTTCAAGCCTGCGGCAAGAACCGTCGCGCTTGAAACCTACGTCTCAGGTTAGTGGGAATGAGCTGCCTTCTTCCCCTGTTATTCATGAAGATGAGCTTGATGGCCTCGAAGTCGACTCTGCTGCAAATGTTAGCAGCAGCAGTGCTGCTGATGTTGGGTTGACTAGCAAGATCCTCCCTCTTGATGGAGACCTGAACTCTGGCAGAGAGGCAGGCAAT ATACTGGAGGAAAGAGACTGGACCAGAGATGCGCTGCCAGCTTCCGCAACAGGGGTGTCTCTAAGATGTGCAGTATTTAAAGAAGAGATTCATGCTGCAATAGTTGATGGACAACAGCTAGAAGTTTCATTTGATAGCTTTCCATATTACTTAAG TGAGAACACAAAAAATGTGCTGATTGCGTCTTCATATATACACCTGAAGCATAAAGAACAAGTAAAATATACATCTGAGCTACCTACTATCAACCCAAGAATTCTGCTCTCAGGTCCTGCAG CAGGATCTGAGATATATCAGGAGATGCTGGCGAAGGCACTTGCTCAGTATTATGGAGCTAAATTGCTTATATTTGATAGCCATTCCTTTTTGGGT GGTCTATCTGCGAAGGAGGCTGAATTACTAAAAGAGGGATGCAGTTCACATAAGATGTCCACAAACTCCAAGCAGATTCCTGGAGAATCCGATTGGCCTAACGGCAACGGGTCGTCATCTGGTCAAGCAGCTAATACTAACACTCTGACTGATCCTTTGGGTTTGGAAGCACAACCAAAGATGGAGAGTGGCAATGTAACCTCTTTAGCCGGAACATCGAAGAATACCTTGTTTAGGACAG GTGATAGAGTGAGATTCATTGGTGCTTCTAGTGGTGGGTACTCAGCCTCCATCAG GGGCCCAGCTTTTGGGACTCGAGGGAAGGTTGTGTTGCCTTTTGAAGATAATCCATCATCAAAAATTGGTGTAAAGTTCGATAAGCCTATATCAGACGGGGTTAACCTTGGGGGTCTTTGTGATGAAGGTCATGGATTCTTTTGCAAAG cCAGTGATTTGCGCTTGGAAGCCACAGGTGTTGATGATCTGGACAAGTTACTCATAAGCACATTGTTTGAG GTTGTATTCAACGAAAGCAGAAATTCCcccttcattttatttatgaaagATGCTGAGAAATCTATGGCAGGAAGTTCAGAATCATATTCAACTTTCAAAAGTCGGCTTGAAAAGCTTCCTGCTAATATCGTTGTTATAGGATCTCATGCTCATACAGATAACCGTAAGGAAAAG TCACATCCTGGGGGATTGCTCTTCACCAAATTTGGCAGCAATCAAACTGCCTTGCTCGATTTGGCTTTCCCG GATAGTTTTGGGAAGTTGCATGACAGGGGGAAGGAAGTGACCAAGACAACTAAACTTCTGACGAAGCTTTTCCCCAACAAAGTGACCATTCACATGCCACAG GATGAAGCGCTTTTATCTGCTTGGAAGCAACAGTTGGATCGAGAtgctgataccctaaaaatgaaaggaaatttgaatagcttgcGAACA GTTCTTAATCGGAATGGATTGGACTGTGATGGACTTGACACTTTGTGCATTAAAGACCAGACTTTTTCTGTTGAAA GTGCGGAGAAGGTGGTTGGATGGGCCTTGAGCCATCATTTGATGCAGAACCTTGATGCAGATCCTGACGTTAGGCTTGTTTTGTCTCCTGTGAG CATTCAGTATGGGTTGGAAATTCTACAAGCTATGCAAAATGAAAGCAAAAGCTTGAAGAAGTCACTTAAG GATATTGTGACGGAGAATGAATTTGAGAAGAGACTTCTAGCAGATGTTATTCCCCCCAGTGATATTGGAGTAACATTTGATGATATTGGTGCACTTGAAAATGTCAAGGATACATTAAAAGAGCTGGTCATGCTTCCTTTACAAAGACCTGAACTTTTCTGCAAGGGTCAACTAACCAAG CCATGCAAGGGAATCCTCTTATTTGGACCACCTGGAACAGGGAAAACCATGCTCGCGAAAGCTGTTGCGACTGAAGCGGGTGCAAACTTTATCAATATTTCGATGTCAAGTATCACTTCAAAG TGGTTTGGCGAGGGCGAGAAATATGTGAAAGCTGTCTTCTCCCTGGCTAGTAAAATTGCTCCAAGTGTTGTCTTTGTTGATGAA GTTGATAGCATGCTTGGACGACGGGAAAATCCAGGAGAACATGAGGCCATgcgtaaaatgaaaaatgaattcATGGTGAATTGGGATGGTTTACGCACAAAAGATACTGAGCGTGTGTTGGTACTTGCAGCAACAAACAGACCATATGACCTTGATGAGGCTGTCATAAGGAGACTGCCGCGTAG GCTGATGGTCAATTTACCAGATGCTCCAAATAGAGCGAAAATTCTAAAAGTGATACTTGCAAAAGAAGACTTGGCTCCAGATGTTGGTCTGGATGCTGTGGCAAGTTTAACCGATGGATATTCCGGAAGTGACCTTAAG AATCTGTGTGTTACAGCTGCATATCGACCAATTAgggaaatcctagaaaaagaaaaaaag GAACATGATGCAGCTTTGGCAGAAGGTAGACCTACGCCAACACCATGCGGCAGTACAGACATTCGGCCTTTGAATATGGACGACTTTAAAAATGCTCATGAGCGG GTATGTGCAAGTGTTTCATCAGAATCCATAAATATGACGGAGCTTCTTCAGTGGAATGAACTGTATGGAGAAGGGGGCTCTAGAAGAAAGAAGTCGTTGAGTTATTTCATGTAA
- the LOC107765410 gene encoding uncharacterized protein LOC107765410 isoform X2 codes for MVATRRSGSLPSTVKRSSSSSDDSSSKRQKVDNNNAESSEKPKSSLPPPTENPKELASTDPPEFDAVTPQATSGDGETTAKIDDAPAVSVVAPTTAGATPAIVDKPRSSMSLRKQNQGSETTSPWCWLMSEYPQNPTIHVSATNFLVGSSKNAHLHIKHQTVSATLCSLRLTQHEGNWVAVLESRGKGSVQVNGKTIKKNTSCILNSGDGLAFGLVGNHAYIFQQLPYELGVKSPPSDVRTSAGKLLRVEKRAGDASAVAGASILASLSSLRQEPSRLKPTSQVSGNELPSSPVIHEDELDGLEVDSAANVSSSSAADVGLTSKILPLDGDLNSGREAGNILEERDWTRDALPASATGVSLRCAVFKEEIHAAIVDGQQLEVSFDSFPYYLSENTKNVLIASSYIHLKHKEQVKYTSELPTINPRILLSGPAGSEIYQEMLAKALAQYYGAKLLIFDSHSFLGGLSAKEAELLKEGCSSHKMSTNSKQIPGESDWPNGNGSSSGQAANTNTLTDPLGLEAQPKMESGNVTSLAGTSKNTLFRTGDRVRFIGASSGGYSASIRGPAFGTRGKVVLPFEDNPSSKIGVKFDKPISDGVNLGGLCDEGHGFFCKASDLRLEATGVDDLDKLLISTLFEVVFNESRNSPFILFMKDAEKSMAGSSESYSTFKSRLEKLPANIVVIGSHAHTDNRKEKSHPGGLLFTKFGSNQTALLDLAFPDSFGKLHDRGKEVTKTTKLLTKLFPNKVTIHMPQDEALLSAWKQQLDRDADTLKMKGNLNSLRTVLNRNGLDCDGLDTLCIKDQTFSVESAEKVVGWALSHHLMQNLDADPDVRLVLSPVSIQYGLEILQAMQNESKSLKKSLKDIVTENEFEKRLLADVIPPSDIGVTFDDIGALENVKDTLKELVMLPLQRPELFCKGQLTKPCKGILLFGPPGTGKTMLAKAVATEAGANFINISMSSITSKWFGEGEKYVKAVFSLASKIAPSVVFVDEVDSMLGRRENPGEHEAMRKMKNEFMVNWDGLRTKDTERVLVLAATNRPYDLDEAVIRRLPRRLMVNLPDAPNRAKILKVILAKEDLAPDVGLDAVASLTDGYSGSDLKNLCVTAAYRPIREILEKEKKEHDAALAEGRPTPTPCGSTDIRPLNMDDFKNAHERVCASVSSESINMTELLQWNELYGEGGSRRKKSLSYFM; via the exons ATGGTTGCGACGAGACGAAGTGGATCTCTGCCGTCCACTGTTAAACGGTCGTCGTCCTCCTCAGACGATTCTTCCTCCAAACGCCAAAAG GTAGATAATAATAATGCGGAGTCGTCGGAGAAACCGAAGTCGTCTCTTCCACCACCGACGGAGAATCCCAAGGAGTTAGCCTCTACTGACCCGCCGGAATTCGACGCCGTTACTCCTCAGGCTACTTCCGGCGACGGTGAGACCACCGCCAAGATTGATGATGCACCTGCCGTATCCGTTGTCGCACCTACAACAGCAG GGGCAACACCTGCTATAGTTGATAAGCCCAGGAGTTCCATGAGTTTGAGGAAGCAGAATCAAGGTTCTGAAACGACGTCACCTTGGTGTTGGCTTATGTCAGAGTATCCACAG AACCCAACTATACATGTTTCGGCTACGAATTTCTTGGTTGGTTCTAGCAAAAACGCTCATTTGCATATCAAGCACCAAACAGTTAGTGCAACCTTATGTTCATTAAGGCTTACACAG CATGAAGGAAATTGGGTTGCTGTGCTCGAGAGCAGGGGCAAAGGATCTGTGCAAGTTAATGGAAAAACAATAAAGAAGAATACTAGTTGCATTCTCAATTCGGGTGATGGGCTTGCTTTTGGTCTTGTGGGAAATCATGCTTAT ATATTTCAGCAGCTTCCATATGAGCTTGGAGTTAAGTCGCCTCCTTCAGATGTTAGGACCAGTGCAGGTAAATTGCTGCGCGTTGAAAAGAGAGCAGGAGATGCTTCAGCTGTAGCTGGTGCTTCCATTTTGGCATCGCTTTCAAGCCTGCGGCAAGAACCGTCGCGCTTGAAACCTACGTCTCAGGTTAGTGGGAATGAGCTGCCTTCTTCCCCTGTTATTCATGAAGATGAGCTTGATGGCCTCGAAGTCGACTCTGCTGCAAATGTTAGCAGCAGCAGTGCTGCTGATGTTGGGTTGACTAGCAAGATCCTCCCTCTTGATGGAGACCTGAACTCTGGCAGAGAGGCAGGCAAT ATACTGGAGGAAAGAGACTGGACCAGAGATGCGCTGCCAGCTTCCGCAACAGGGGTGTCTCTAAGATGTGCAGTATTTAAAGAAGAGATTCATGCTGCAATAGTTGATGGACAACAGCTAGAAGTTTCATTTGATAGCTTTCCATATTACTTAAG TGAGAACACAAAAAATGTGCTGATTGCGTCTTCATATATACACCTGAAGCATAAAGAACAAGTAAAATATACATCTGAGCTACCTACTATCAACCCAAGAATTCTGCTCTCAGGTCCTGCAG GATCTGAGATATATCAGGAGATGCTGGCGAAGGCACTTGCTCAGTATTATGGAGCTAAATTGCTTATATTTGATAGCCATTCCTTTTTGGGT GGTCTATCTGCGAAGGAGGCTGAATTACTAAAAGAGGGATGCAGTTCACATAAGATGTCCACAAACTCCAAGCAGATTCCTGGAGAATCCGATTGGCCTAACGGCAACGGGTCGTCATCTGGTCAAGCAGCTAATACTAACACTCTGACTGATCCTTTGGGTTTGGAAGCACAACCAAAGATGGAGAGTGGCAATGTAACCTCTTTAGCCGGAACATCGAAGAATACCTTGTTTAGGACAG GTGATAGAGTGAGATTCATTGGTGCTTCTAGTGGTGGGTACTCAGCCTCCATCAG GGGCCCAGCTTTTGGGACTCGAGGGAAGGTTGTGTTGCCTTTTGAAGATAATCCATCATCAAAAATTGGTGTAAAGTTCGATAAGCCTATATCAGACGGGGTTAACCTTGGGGGTCTTTGTGATGAAGGTCATGGATTCTTTTGCAAAG cCAGTGATTTGCGCTTGGAAGCCACAGGTGTTGATGATCTGGACAAGTTACTCATAAGCACATTGTTTGAG GTTGTATTCAACGAAAGCAGAAATTCCcccttcattttatttatgaaagATGCTGAGAAATCTATGGCAGGAAGTTCAGAATCATATTCAACTTTCAAAAGTCGGCTTGAAAAGCTTCCTGCTAATATCGTTGTTATAGGATCTCATGCTCATACAGATAACCGTAAGGAAAAG TCACATCCTGGGGGATTGCTCTTCACCAAATTTGGCAGCAATCAAACTGCCTTGCTCGATTTGGCTTTCCCG GATAGTTTTGGGAAGTTGCATGACAGGGGGAAGGAAGTGACCAAGACAACTAAACTTCTGACGAAGCTTTTCCCCAACAAAGTGACCATTCACATGCCACAG GATGAAGCGCTTTTATCTGCTTGGAAGCAACAGTTGGATCGAGAtgctgataccctaaaaatgaaaggaaatttgaatagcttgcGAACA GTTCTTAATCGGAATGGATTGGACTGTGATGGACTTGACACTTTGTGCATTAAAGACCAGACTTTTTCTGTTGAAA GTGCGGAGAAGGTGGTTGGATGGGCCTTGAGCCATCATTTGATGCAGAACCTTGATGCAGATCCTGACGTTAGGCTTGTTTTGTCTCCTGTGAG CATTCAGTATGGGTTGGAAATTCTACAAGCTATGCAAAATGAAAGCAAAAGCTTGAAGAAGTCACTTAAG GATATTGTGACGGAGAATGAATTTGAGAAGAGACTTCTAGCAGATGTTATTCCCCCCAGTGATATTGGAGTAACATTTGATGATATTGGTGCACTTGAAAATGTCAAGGATACATTAAAAGAGCTGGTCATGCTTCCTTTACAAAGACCTGAACTTTTCTGCAAGGGTCAACTAACCAAG CCATGCAAGGGAATCCTCTTATTTGGACCACCTGGAACAGGGAAAACCATGCTCGCGAAAGCTGTTGCGACTGAAGCGGGTGCAAACTTTATCAATATTTCGATGTCAAGTATCACTTCAAAG TGGTTTGGCGAGGGCGAGAAATATGTGAAAGCTGTCTTCTCCCTGGCTAGTAAAATTGCTCCAAGTGTTGTCTTTGTTGATGAA GTTGATAGCATGCTTGGACGACGGGAAAATCCAGGAGAACATGAGGCCATgcgtaaaatgaaaaatgaattcATGGTGAATTGGGATGGTTTACGCACAAAAGATACTGAGCGTGTGTTGGTACTTGCAGCAACAAACAGACCATATGACCTTGATGAGGCTGTCATAAGGAGACTGCCGCGTAG GCTGATGGTCAATTTACCAGATGCTCCAAATAGAGCGAAAATTCTAAAAGTGATACTTGCAAAAGAAGACTTGGCTCCAGATGTTGGTCTGGATGCTGTGGCAAGTTTAACCGATGGATATTCCGGAAGTGACCTTAAG AATCTGTGTGTTACAGCTGCATATCGACCAATTAgggaaatcctagaaaaagaaaaaaag GAACATGATGCAGCTTTGGCAGAAGGTAGACCTACGCCAACACCATGCGGCAGTACAGACATTCGGCCTTTGAATATGGACGACTTTAAAAATGCTCATGAGCGG GTATGTGCAAGTGTTTCATCAGAATCCATAAATATGACGGAGCTTCTTCAGTGGAATGAACTGTATGGAGAAGGGGGCTCTAGAAGAAAGAAGTCGTTGAGTTATTTCATGTAA